Proteins from a genomic interval of Amphiura filiformis chromosome 9, Afil_fr2py, whole genome shotgun sequence:
- the LOC140161190 gene encoding LOW QUALITY PROTEIN: GDP-Man:Man(3)GlcNAc(2)-PP-Dol alpha-1,2-mannosyltransferase-like (The sequence of the model RefSeq protein was modified relative to this genomic sequence to represent the inferred CDS: inserted 2 bases in 1 codon; substituted 1 base at 1 genomic stop codon), with protein MATQLTSSHKFIRLVCTMIFPMLFLWGLCAPPVGVLLFFLIRMWFQRQAAKQRPHLRQRGKDGKHPVVVGFFHPYCNAGGGGERVLWCAIRALQERYTFVRCVVYTGDANVTGEEIIRKAKQRFNIAIEKPVEFVFLKKRYLVEASTYPYFTLLGQSIGSMILGWEALTSVVPDVYIDSMGYAFTVPLFKFLAKCRVACYVHYPTISTDMLSRVAERRETYNNPGFVARNPILSRLKIVYYSLFAYVYGVMGARCHVVMVNSTWTQGHILHLCRVPQRTSIVYPRVXYQRILKLPLNSDNDVKSKVIVSVAQFRPEKDHPLQVKAFAELLRRFTPEEQMSIRLELIGSCRNKDDADRVDALRELCESLKIRENVDFLLNVPFDDLKAHLNAATVGLHTMWNEHFGIGKXIIWNKYAVKCMAAGTVIVAHDSGGPKLDIVVPYQGKTTGYLASDIEGYANAMESVLKMSHEDRTEMCINARASVERFSEQEFDDSFLNATEPLFR; from the exons GCTGGTGTGCACCATGATCTTCCCGATGCTGTTTCTATGGGGTCTTTGTGCCCCACCTGTAGGAGTGCTACTCTTCTTTCTGATCAGAATGTGGTTTCAGCGACAAGctgctaaacagcgccctcacctGAGGCAGCGAGGAAAAGATGGCAAGCATCCTGTTGTAGTGGGGTTCTTCCATCCTTACTGCAATGCTGGCGGTGGAGGGGAAAGGGTTTTGTGGTGTGCTATTCGGGCTCTTCAGGAAAG GTACACATTTGTGAGATGTGTCGTTTACACAGGTGATGCCAACGTCACAGGAGAAGAAATCATCCGCAAAGCCAAACAACGATTTAACATCGCCAttgaaaaacctgttgaatttgtGTTCCTGAAAAAGCGTTACCTTGTTGAAGCCAGTACATATCCTTACTTCACTCTACTAGGACAAAGCATCGGCTCAATGATCCTTGGCTGGGAAGCCTTGACAAGTGTAGTACCTGATGTGTATATTGACTCAATGGGATATGCGTTCACAGTGCCTTTGTTTAAATTCTTAGCCAAGTGTCGAGTTGCCTGTTATGTTCACTATCCCACTATCAGCACCGATATGTTGTCCAGAGTGGCCGAGCGAAGAGAAACGTACAATAACCCTGGTTTtgtggcaaggaatccaatactTAGTCGGCTCAAGATTGTGTACTATAGTTTGTTTGCGTATGTGTACGGTGTCATGGGTGCACGGTGCCACGTTGTCATGGTAAACTCAACATGGACACAGGGACATATACTGCATTTGTGTCGTGTGCCACAACGTACTAGTATAGTTTACCCCCGTGT ATACCAAAGAATTTTGAAATTACCTTTGAATAGTGACAATGATGTGAAAAGTAAAGTGATTGTGTCGGTGGCGCAATTTCGTCCGGAAAAAGATCACCCGCTACAGGTAAAAGCATTTGCCGAGTTACTGAGACGTTTTACGCCAGAGGAGCAGATGTCTATCAGACTAGAACTTATCGGAAGTTGTAGGAACAAGGATGATGCAGATCGGGTGGATGCGTTACGGGAGTTGTGTGAATCGCTTAAGATCAGAGAGAATGTAGACTTTTTGTTGAATGTTCCTTTTGATGATCTTAAAGCACATTTGAATGCTGCTACAGTTGGGCTTCACACCATGTGGAATGAACATTTTGGCATTGGTAAGTGaattatttggaataaatatgCAGTCAAG TGCATGGCTGCAGGCACGGTCATCGTAGCCCACGATTCTGGTGGTCCCAAACTGGACATCGTCGTCCCTTACCAAGGAAAAACAACCGGTTATTTAGCCAGTGATATAGAGGGTTATGCCAATGCCATGGAATCGGTATTAAAGATGAGCCATGAAGATAGAACTGAGATGTGTATCAATGCTAGGGCATCAGTAGAGAGATTCTCGGAACAAGAATTTGATGATAGTTTTCTGAATGCCACAGAACCACTCTTCAGATGA